The proteins below come from a single Xenopus tropicalis strain Nigerian chromosome 9, UCB_Xtro_10.0, whole genome shotgun sequence genomic window:
- the sumo3 gene encoding small ubiquitin-related modifier 3, whose product MSEEKPKEGVKTENDHINLKVAGQDGSVVQFKIKRHTPLSKLMKAYCDRQGLSMRQIRFRFDGQPINETDTPAQLEMEDEDTIDVFQQQTGGVC is encoded by the exons ATGTCTGAAGAGAAACCCAAG GAAGGTGTGAAGACAGAGAATGACCACATCAACCTGAAAGTGGCAGGGCAGGATGGATCTGTGGTTCAGTTCAAAATAAAAAGGCACACACCACTCAGCAAGTTAATGAAAGCTTACTGCGACAGACAG GGCCTATCAATGCGGCAGATAAGGTTCAGGTTTGATGGACAACCAATCAATGAAACAGACACACCTGCACAG CTGGAGATGGAAGATGAAGATACCATTGATGTGTTCCAACAACAGACAGGTGGTGTGTGCTAA
- the pttg1ip.1 gene encoding pituitary tumor-transforming gene 1 protein-interacting protein precursor: protein MEPERCVSLFVCVLLGLATAMAADTECFLMNNTSCDKCLQNVKCLWCNTDSKCVDYPVKNVLPPSSLCKLRDARWGVCWVNFEAMIIAMSVVGGSLIFALIICCCCCCRKKKPRNTGLEDEREAREKEQRRTRQEERRAEMKTRHDEIRKKYGLFKEDNPYSKFES, encoded by the exons ATGGAGCCGGAGCGCTGTGTGAGTTTGTTCGTGTGCGTTCTGCTTGGTCTGGCCACAGCCATGGCGGCGGACACAG AATGCTTCCTCATGAACAACACAAGCTGTGACAAATGTCTACAGAATGTCAAG TGCCTTTGGTGCAATACAGATTCCAAGTGTGTGGATTATCCAGTAAAGAATGTTCTTCCTCCTTCCTCACTTTGTAAACTGCGGGATGCCCGCTGGGGAGTCTGTTGGG TGAATTTTGAAGCCATGATAATCGCCATGTCTGTTGTTGGCGGGAGCCTTATTTTCGCTCTGATCatttgctgctgctgttgctgcagGAAGAAGAAGCCAAGAAA tacTGGCCTGGAGGATGAAAGAGAAGCAAGAGAAAAGGAGCAAAGGCGAACCCGTCAAGAAGAAAG GAGGGCTGAAATGAAGACTCGCCATGATGAAATAAGGAAAAAATATG GTTTATTTAAAGAGGATAACCCTTATTCCAAATTTGAGAGTTAG